The genomic segment CGGCCGCGTGCAGTTCCTCCGCGGCCGCCACCATGCCCGGCTCGGCCACGGTGACCACCGGCCGCAGCGTGACCTCGCGGAACTGCCCGCCGCCGTCGGGCTCCTCCACCATCACGCCGTCCGCCTCGTCGGTGTAGCCGGTGATCACCACTTTCTTCGCCGCGGCGAGGGCGAGCACCCAGAGCATGTGGCACTCCGACAGCGAGGCGACCAGCAGTTCCTCGGGGTTCCAGCGGGTGGGGTCGCCCAGGAAGGCCGGGTCCGCCGAACCGGCGAGCACCGGCTTGCCCGGGATGTAGACGTCGTGCGCCCGCGAGTAGTCGCGGTAGCGGGCGGTGCCTTCGCCCTGGTTGCCCGTCCACGTGACGGTCATGGCGTAGCGGTGTTCCTTCATTCGGCTCACGTCCTCCAGCTGCGTGGCATGTACTATTCGTATACAGGTCGTATACAA from the Amycolatopsis magusensis genome contains:
- a CDS encoding OsmC family protein: MKEHRYAMTVTWTGNQGEGTARYRDYSRAHDVYIPGKPVLAGSADPAFLGDPTRWNPEELLVASLSECHMLWVLALAAAKKVVITGYTDEADGVMVEEPDGGGQFREVTLRPVVTVAEPGMVAAAEELHAAAHAKCFIARSMNFPVRHEPRTLA